From Clostridiisalibacter paucivorans DSM 22131, one genomic window encodes:
- a CDS encoding prenyltransferase/squalene oxidase repeat-containing protein → MLKKIISILLVISMVFGSIPGFDIGTQADNMKQEMKITIEGKTDTLYNDKITVTDAVYTPLDCLEIAIGADNINGGESSNGFFITGILGEKNHENHGWSYYVKSKDGEIVQPMVSVDKFDGLTNLEGELVNEELVFYMTSYSGANILTKIPEVTVEKDGANFTIKVVNYKVGKEPIKDVDIKVGNESTYKTNEDGEVSFSLKKAGVYDVLVSKDRDYPMIVRQHLTIVSDGDNSQELENIIEELKNSYKEKTDLNAIEVMAYNSLKNKESDYKRSFKLNDSKNAAAYAENIMGYLATGQDPSYYVDAIIASQTEEGYFRIGEEDQDSVTGLADAITALDMAKGQYNIEKAVLYLVNRAKNGHYENITTTAYALRVLLKHMDIDGVEELASSCIDYLKQEQLETGGYDYYGMGNSPYSTGPVIQTLVLANENLSSEDWINNNRTLVDSLLSCKIDGKGFELAEGMGSGDDDPTATQLGFVALADYYTGMSMYERFTVENQDEDKDYSQIIDGTIDGLRSYYTSMTERLDSKWQTQPAFYKPLEALALNITSTDIEKDIEDIADKVSINENEGILPYAMNIIGLISSGQNPNKYVELLKEAQQSDGSFKVGRIEQTEWAVIALDMAEAEYDVEEAVKHIMAKNQNQNSVDILANALTALSSHKDISGVEDFIDSKLVEINSKQQASGGFMDAMDAENSLTLSYVISALVANGIDPLTDEDWIKDGNTVLDELMKYKKLNYFIYNDSYGDYMYKDECTAQAFIALADLKSENSSYKNVQKSISYTGKIREGLEKTREYLTTTSQRKNNSLESVDVFYTWMEALAINHTSNELNSDYIDMQKKLGIDEKDNVLALSENIMGLIASGEILDNLEKDYIGQLIALQDIDGEFKEQGKESNVYKQSYGIMALDMAHAEYNTHNAISALINMSDGKSFGSVEETAWALIALSKHKDTDGVSDVIDDAVGYLKENQSDSGGFDSGYGDTPQYTGLVIQALIANGIDPLSNEWTKDGYGLVDSLLNNQLEDGTFRFCEMFGDNVDIPSTERAFAALADLYRGKSMYHSIEAELDASDKLGNSIKDVKEYIRNKAQYNYLQSMALNILGIGSEELSMKLELREDEADRTYIVWDDPTEMHAKNIMGIIAIGQDPRDYKGKDYVSILEQSQKENGQFNIEGEDENNISDQAYAIIALEMADGRYDEDKAIHMLMTKYEDADRLSIYDISQTIIALSFYKDRNEIKEKLDTYIEDLKSYQTDTGGFGYNPSSTDEVSEYTSFAIQAIVAVDRNPLKEEFEKDGKTVLDALLKFKRDNHFITTEKQSGYKEYTEQATGIALAALIDLENGESIYHSLATESEEEPEDNKESIEKIIEDLRGYYLDKEEFTFRESMGYRYTSQNLNEDISIIESKYKANKNPDSASAYVGNIIGLIAAGKNPKDYNGINYVKVLADSQNEQGKFIIGDYDDYPTTVAFSILALDMANGEYNIDKAIDALISYQIEDGGFGGVDETGMCLLALANHRNKSGVEEAIDDGISFLKEVQLNTGGFEAWDNENPYSISAAIQGLIAVGEDPLSEEWIKNGNTMLDALLSFKVDDHFENKSQWGTEVNSASEQAFIALADLYRGKSMFEEIVLNDSRPSKIEIQNPPISTINENSNLKLNATVYDEDNKLLTGYSLLWESSNKELAQVDQGGLVTAKKEGKVIITVKVKEYEDINAKIELTIVPEEIEITRVGNHEIRKGTEGRVEIRIKNNSQENKTATFIIALYDKDTNEMINYAYVNNTLESGESKNMGAGFLIPENGDYIIKGLVWDNIENQNIILVNPLVIDVE, encoded by the coding sequence ATGCTAAAAAAAATAATAAGTATTTTACTAGTAATATCTATGGTTTTTGGCTCTATACCTGGATTTGATATTGGTACACAAGCAGACAATATGAAACAGGAAATGAAAATTACAATTGAAGGAAAGACTGATACATTATATAATGACAAAATTACTGTAACAGATGCAGTTTATACGCCATTGGATTGTTTAGAAATAGCTATTGGAGCGGATAATATTAATGGTGGAGAGAGCAGTAATGGATTTTTTATTACTGGAATATTGGGTGAAAAAAATCATGAAAATCATGGTTGGAGTTATTATGTAAAGTCTAAAGATGGTGAAATAGTACAACCTATGGTTTCCGTAGATAAATTTGATGGTCTTACTAATTTAGAAGGAGAATTAGTAAATGAGGAACTTGTGTTCTATATGACATCTTATTCAGGAGCAAATATATTAACTAAGATACCTGAAGTTACTGTGGAAAAAGATGGGGCTAATTTTACAATTAAAGTAGTAAATTATAAAGTGGGTAAGGAACCCATAAAAGATGTTGATATAAAAGTGGGAAATGAAAGTACATACAAAACTAATGAAGATGGAGAAGTTTCATTTAGCTTGAAAAAGGCAGGAGTATATGATGTATTAGTATCAAAGGATAGAGACTATCCAATGATTGTAAGACAGCATTTAACTATTGTCAGTGATGGAGATAATAGCCAAGAATTAGAAAATATTATTGAAGAATTAAAGAATTCATATAAAGAAAAAACAGATTTAAATGCGATAGAAGTAATGGCTTACAATAGTTTGAAGAATAAAGAATCAGATTATAAAAGGTCATTTAAGTTGAATGATAGCAAAAATGCAGCAGCCTATGCAGAAAATATAATGGGATATTTAGCTACTGGACAAGACCCAAGTTATTATGTGGATGCCATTATAGCATCACAAACTGAAGAAGGATATTTTAGAATAGGGGAGGAGGATCAGGATTCAGTTACAGGTCTAGCAGATGCAATAACGGCTTTAGACATGGCAAAGGGGCAATATAATATAGAAAAAGCAGTTTTATACCTTGTAAATAGAGCTAAAAATGGACATTATGAAAATATTACAACTACAGCTTATGCGTTGAGGGTATTGCTAAAGCATATGGATATTGATGGTGTGGAAGAGCTAGCTAGTTCATGTATAGATTATTTAAAACAAGAGCAGTTAGAAACTGGGGGATATGATTACTATGGAATGGGAAATAGCCCATATTCTACTGGACCAGTTATTCAAACATTGGTATTGGCTAATGAGAATTTATCCTCAGAGGATTGGATAAATAATAATAGGACATTAGTTGATTCTCTATTGTCATGTAAAATAGATGGAAAAGGTTTCGAATTAGCAGAAGGTATGGGTAGTGGAGATGATGATCCAACGGCTACACAATTGGGATTTGTAGCATTAGCTGATTACTATACAGGTATGTCTATGTATGAAAGATTCACAGTGGAGAATCAAGATGAAGATAAGGATTATAGCCAAATTATAGATGGTACTATAGATGGTTTAAGGAGTTATTATACTTCGATGACAGAAAGATTAGATTCTAAATGGCAAACACAGCCAGCTTTTTATAAACCCCTTGAGGCATTGGCACTTAATATAACTAGTACAGATATAGAGAAAGATATAGAAGATATTGCTGACAAAGTTAGTATAAATGAAAATGAAGGTATCTTGCCTTATGCTATGAATATTATAGGTCTAATATCTTCAGGGCAGAATCCTAATAAATATGTAGAATTATTAAAGGAAGCTCAACAGAGTGATGGTAGTTTTAAAGTAGGAAGGATTGAACAAACAGAATGGGCAGTAATTGCTCTAGATATGGCAGAAGCAGAATATGATGTGGAAGAGGCAGTAAAACACATAATGGCGAAAAACCAAAATCAAAATAGTGTGGATATATTAGCCAATGCATTGACTGCATTGTCGTCTCACAAGGATATATCAGGAGTAGAGGATTTTATAGATAGTAAACTTGTGGAGATAAATTCTAAGCAACAGGCATCTGGTGGTTTTATGGATGCAATGGATGCTGAAAACTCTTTGACTTTATCTTATGTAATATCGGCTTTAGTTGCCAATGGCATAGATCCATTGACAGATGAAGACTGGATAAAAGATGGAAATACAGTTTTAGATGAACTAATGAAATACAAAAAATTGAACTATTTTATATATAACGACAGCTATGGAGATTACATGTATAAGGATGAGTGTACGGCACAGGCATTTATTGCATTGGCAGATTTAAAAAGTGAGAATTCAAGTTACAAGAATGTACAAAAATCTATAAGTTATACAGGAAAAATAAGAGAAGGACTTGAAAAGACAAGAGAATATCTGACCACAACTTCCCAAAGAAAGAATAATTCTCTTGAATCAGTAGATGTATTTTATACATGGATGGAAGCATTGGCTATTAACCATACTAGTAATGAATTAAATAGTGATTATATAGACATGCAGAAAAAACTAGGTATAGATGAAAAAGACAATGTACTGGCTCTTAGTGAAAATATAATGGGATTAATAGCTTCTGGTGAAATATTAGATAATCTAGAAAAAGACTATATTGGACAATTGATAGCTTTGCAAGATATTGATGGAGAATTTAAAGAACAGGGAAAAGAGTCCAATGTCTATAAACAGTCCTATGGAATCATGGCGTTGGACATGGCACATGCAGAATATAATACCCATAATGCCATAAGTGCTTTGATAAATATGTCAGATGGGAAGAGTTTTGGAAGTGTAGAAGAAACAGCATGGGCATTAATAGCATTATCAAAACATAAAGATACAGATGGTGTTTCTGACGTAATTGACGACGCAGTGGGTTATTTAAAGGAGAATCAATCTGATTCAGGGGGATTTGATTCAGGATATGGTGATACCCCACAGTACACAGGGTTAGTTATACAGGCACTAATTGCCAATGGGATAGATCCATTGTCCAATGAATGGACAAAAGATGGGTATGGACTAGTGGATTCTTTACTCAATAATCAATTAGAGGATGGGACATTTAGATTCTGTGAAATGTTTGGAGACAATGTGGATATACCATCAACAGAGCGGGCATTTGCAGCATTGGCAGATTTGTATAGAGGTAAATCTATGTATCATAGTATAGAAGCTGAACTTGATGCTTCTGATAAATTAGGTAATTCCATAAAAGATGTAAAGGAATATATAAGAAATAAAGCCCAATACAATTACTTACAATCTATGGCTTTAAACATTTTAGGGATAGGAAGCGAAGAATTATCAATGAAGTTAGAGTTAAGAGAAGATGAGGCAGATAGGACATATATAGTATGGGATGATCCCACAGAAATGCATGCCAAAAATATAATGGGCATAATAGCCATTGGACAAGATCCTAGAGATTATAAAGGGAAAGATTATGTGAGTATATTAGAACAGTCGCAAAAAGAGAATGGACAATTTAATATTGAGGGAGAAGATGAAAATAATATTAGTGACCAAGCTTATGCTATTATTGCGTTGGAAATGGCAGATGGTAGATATGATGAAGATAAAGCAATCCATATGTTGATGACAAAATATGAAGATGCTGATAGGCTTAGCATATATGATATATCACAAACTATTATTGCACTGTCTTTTTATAAAGATAGAAATGAAATAAAAGAAAAATTAGATACCTATATAGAAGATTTGAAAAGTTATCAGACAGATACTGGAGGATTTGGATATAATCCGAGTTCCACAGATGAAGTTTCTGAATATACTTCCTTTGCTATTCAAGCTATAGTAGCAGTAGATAGAAATCCATTAAAAGAGGAATTTGAAAAAGATGGAAAAACAGTATTGGATGCATTGCTAAAATTCAAAAGGGATAATCATTTTATAACTACAGAAAAACAATCTGGTTATAAAGAATATACAGAACAGGCAACAGGAATCGCATTGGCAGCATTGATTGATTTAGAAAATGGAGAGTCTATATATCATTCTTTAGCTACAGAATCTGAGGAAGAGCCAGAAGATAATAAAGAAAGTATTGAAAAGATTATTGAGGATTTAAGGGGATATTATTTAGACAAGGAAGAATTTACATTTAGGGAATCAATGGGATATAGATATACAAGTCAAAATCTAAATGAAGATATTTCAATAATTGAATCTAAATATAAAGCAAATAAAAATCCTGATAGTGCTTCGGCCTATGTGGGAAATATAATAGGACTAATAGCAGCAGGTAAGAATCCAAAGGATTATAATGGCATAAATTATGTGAAGGTATTAGCAGATTCTCAAAATGAACAGGGTAAGTTTATAATAGGTGATTATGACGATTATCCAACAACGGTAGCCTTTAGTATTTTAGCATTGGATATGGCAAATGGAGAATATAATATAGATAAGGCAATAGATGCCCTTATCAGTTATCAGATAGAAGATGGAGGTTTTGGAGGGGTTGATGAAACAGGGATGTGTTTATTGGCCCTTGCCAACCATAGAAATAAATCAGGTGTAGAAGAAGCTATTGATGATGGGATAAGCTTTTTAAAAGAAGTCCAATTAAATACAGGTGGATTTGAAGCTTGGGATAATGAAAATCCATACTCTATATCGGCAGCAATACAAGGGTTGATAGCAGTAGGAGAAGATCCATTATCAGAAGAATGGATAAAAAATGGAAATACAATGCTAGATGCACTATTATCATTTAAAGTAGATGATCATTTTGAAAATAAATCCCAGTGGGGCACAGAGGTAAATAGTGCATCAGAACAGGCATTTATTGCATTGGCAGATTTATATAGAGGTAAGTCAATGTTTGAAGAGATAGTTTTAAATGATTCTAGACCATCTAAAATAGAAATACAGAATCCTCCTATTAGTACAATAAATGAAAATAGTAATTTAAAACTCAATGCAACTGTATATGATGAAGACAATAAATTATTGACAGGTTATAGTTTGCTATGGGAAAGCTCAAACAAAGAATTAGCACAGGTAGATCAAGGTGGATTGGTAACAGCCAAAAAAGAAGGTAAAGTAATAATAACTGTGAAGGTAAAAGAATATGAAGATATAAATGCTAAAATAGAATTGACCATAGTACCAGAAGAAATAGAAATAACAAGAGTAGGAAATCATGAGATAAGAAAGGGTACAGAGGGAAGAGTGGAAATAAGGATTAAAAATAATAGCCAAGAAAATAAGACAGCTACGTTTATAATAGCACTATATGATAAAGATACCAATGAGATGATAAATTATGCATATGTGAATAATACATTGGAATCAGGAGAGAGCAAAAATATGGGAGCAGGATTTTTGATTCCTGAGAACGGAGACTATATAATTAAAGGATTAGTCTGGGATAATATTGAAAATCAAAATATAATATTAGTTAATCCATTAGTTATAGATGTAGAATAA
- a CDS encoding S-layer homology domain-containing protein, with protein sequence MKKRILSFLLILTLLFPSFVIAKDGIDVQYSREDERVTISIEGEKSTPVSIIIEDDTKRYYIDQGITDLNGKIEFKTILQEDKEYNCSVKINGEEKKIKISKEKEPTEPIPPIEPDIAYISIRGYKGRILSRTKVEIQKDDTVITLTKRVLRANNIDYQQRSGYIASIDGQAEMDKGSKSGWMFSINGEFPNVGADSVNLRDGDYIKWLYTTNLGEDIGNPYKEEKLYDAYDVIKDENASEEEIIDAIDIINDSIEDSIREAKTEKEMKNVLKDVNKMYKALLQVLQRADTEKLVEEISEKSIDMVEKMEGLLEKNSIDEIRDGVYKISQKNLGMALHLTTKIEKEKTLNKIIDDILKASTYMEKNIAPKLIDNRMNMKKISIFMPNILEDEVDIYLPYEFIKKAQLKGLNEIELNGGLTSFNITPNILGNKKDKRDLYLKAERINVLKLSDKERHMVPDNSIVIELEALLGDEKVSSFEEPIEVSIPYEKNTIKDEDAITVFLLEDDGSVNSVGGLYNPNNKNIKFIANHFSKYFAKNSKGNFKDIGGHWAEREIKIMSGKGIINGRSPDVFSPDDNVSRAEFAALISRMLKYTTPTEAEIPFKDINKNSWYYGSILSTCREGIINGKGNQRFDPKGNITRQEMSKVISKVLENRLYKNGDSKELNIFIDKEKISPWAKQAVALVVREDIMKGVGKNRFEPKQKVTRAQAAVMLYRMYDLILN encoded by the coding sequence ATGAAAAAAAGGATACTATCATTTTTACTGATACTGACACTGCTTTTTCCTTCATTTGTTATTGCTAAAGATGGCATAGATGTTCAATATAGCAGGGAAGATGAAAGGGTTACTATTTCTATAGAAGGTGAAAAATCTACACCTGTCAGTATTATTATAGAAGATGATACTAAAAGATATTATATAGATCAGGGCATTACAGATTTGAATGGTAAAATAGAGTTTAAGACTATTTTACAGGAAGATAAAGAATATAATTGCTCTGTAAAAATAAATGGAGAAGAAAAGAAAATAAAGATTTCTAAAGAAAAGGAACCTACAGAACCCATTCCACCAATAGAGCCAGACATAGCATATATTAGTATTAGAGGATATAAAGGTAGAATATTATCGAGGACAAAAGTAGAAATACAAAAGGATGATACAGTAATAACTTTAACAAAACGGGTACTGAGGGCAAATAATATAGATTATCAGCAAAGGTCAGGATATATAGCCAGTATAGATGGACAAGCTGAAATGGATAAAGGATCTAAAAGTGGATGGATGTTCTCTATAAATGGAGAATTTCCCAATGTAGGGGCTGATAGTGTTAATCTACGGGATGGAGATTATATAAAATGGCTATATACCACTAATTTAGGAGAAGATATAGGGAACCCCTATAAAGAAGAGAAATTGTATGATGCATATGATGTAATTAAAGATGAAAATGCCAGTGAAGAAGAGATTATTGATGCTATAGACATCATAAATGACTCTATTGAGGATTCAATAAGAGAGGCTAAAACTGAAAAGGAAATGAAAAATGTATTAAAAGATGTAAATAAAATGTACAAAGCTTTATTGCAGGTTTTACAAAGGGCAGATACAGAAAAATTAGTCGAAGAAATATCGGAAAAAAGCATAGATATGGTTGAAAAAATGGAAGGTCTATTAGAGAAAAATAGTATAGATGAGATAAGAGATGGAGTATATAAGATTTCACAAAAAAACTTGGGTATGGCATTACATCTGACAACTAAAATTGAAAAAGAAAAAACATTAAACAAGATTATAGATGATATATTGAAGGCCTCGACATATATGGAAAAAAATATTGCGCCTAAGTTAATAGACAATAGGATGAATATGAAAAAAATATCAATATTTATGCCCAATATACTAGAAGATGAAGTAGATATTTATTTGCCCTATGAATTTATCAAAAAAGCCCAACTGAAAGGTTTAAATGAAATAGAACTTAATGGAGGTCTTACTTCTTTTAATATAACTCCAAATATCTTAGGGAATAAAAAGGACAAGAGAGATTTATATTTAAAGGCCGAAAGGATTAATGTATTGAAATTATCAGATAAAGAGAGACATATGGTCCCAGATAATAGTATAGTGATAGAATTAGAGGCATTATTGGGAGATGAAAAAGTATCAAGCTTTGAAGAGCCCATAGAGGTGAGTATACCTTATGAAAAAAACACTATTAAAGATGAAGATGCCATAACAGTGTTCTTATTGGAAGACGATGGAAGTGTCAATAGTGTAGGGGGATTATACAATCCTAATAATAAAAATATAAAATTCATAGCAAACCACTTTAGTAAATATTTTGCAAAAAATTCTAAAGGTAATTTTAAAGATATAGGTGGACATTGGGCAGAAAGAGAAATAAAGATTATGTCTGGTAAGGGAATAATTAATGGTAGATCCCCAGACGTATTTTCTCCTGATGACAATGTAAGCAGAGCTGAATTTGCAGCATTAATATCTAGAATGTTGAAATATACAACTCCTACAGAAGCAGAGATACCATTTAAAGATATAAATAAAAATTCTTGGTATTATGGATCCATTTTATCCACATGTAGAGAAGGCATTATTAATGGAAAGGGTAATCAAAGATTTGACCCAAAAGGCAATATAACTAGACAGGAGATGAGTAAAGTAATTTCTAAGGTATTAGAAAATAGGTTGTACAAAAATGGAGATAGTAAAGAACTAAATATATTTATAGACAAAGAGAAAATATCTCCTTGGGCAAAACAAGCTGTAGCACTTGTAGTTAGAGAAGATATAATGAAAGGTGTTGGGAAGAATAGATTTGAACCAAAACAAAAAGTTACTCGAGCTCAGGCTGCTGTGATGCTATATAGAATGTATGATTTGATATTAAATTAG
- a CDS encoding shikimate kinase has protein sequence MKNNIVLIGMPGCGKTSIGKLVAKKLKLDFIDVDEYIEKENNMSIKDMFKYGESYFRNMETKAIKKISTEKNTVISTGGGVITKDINMKYLKENGIVLFIDRPLKNILSDINQYKRPLIQDDKYKLYELFQKRYPIYKKYSDHIIKNDKTLIDVIYAIESKIKNNTLSR, from the coding sequence ATGAAAAATAATATTGTACTTATAGGTATGCCAGGATGTGGTAAAACATCTATTGGAAAGCTTGTGGCAAAAAAATTAAAACTAGACTTTATAGATGTAGATGAATATATAGAAAAAGAAAATAATATGAGTATAAAAGATATGTTTAAATATGGTGAATCCTACTTTAGAAATATGGAAACAAAAGCCATCAAAAAAATTAGCACTGAAAAAAACACTGTTATTTCTACAGGAGGCGGAGTAATTACAAAGGATATAAATATGAAATATTTAAAGGAAAATGGTATTGTTCTTTTCATAGATAGACCTTTGAAGAATATACTGTCTGATATAAATCAATATAAAAGACCTCTTATACAAGATGATAAATACAAGCTCTATGAATTATTTCAAAAAAGGTACCCCATATACAAAAAATATAGTGACCATATAATAAAAAACGATAAAACTTTAATAGATGTAATCTATGCTATAGAAAGTAAAATAAAAAACAACACTTTATCTAGATAA
- the aroE gene encoding shikimate dehydrogenase: MSNIFGLVGESLSHTFSPNIHKIILKKIGIKGYYNLFEIKRDNLDGAIYSLNLLGIKGVNVTIPYKESLLDYLSEISPEAKEIGAINTIDLSNEQATGYNTDYFGFGTMLKRFNIMPNNKKALILGTGGASKSVLTYLINNNVSDITLVSRNPSNVMHKFENIRVISYDNIKKLNALDMIINCTPCGMYPDENCTPISKELMQHFNIAIDLIYNPLKTKFLSYAQDLDIKHTNGLYMLIAQAVKSQEIWNNIDIPFDIIDEIYNEVINLLGDKNEK, from the coding sequence TTGAGTAATATATTTGGACTGGTGGGAGAGAGTTTATCTCATACTTTTTCTCCCAATATACATAAAATTATATTAAAAAAGATAGGCATTAAAGGATATTATAATTTATTTGAAATAAAAAGAGACAATTTAGATGGTGCTATTTATTCCCTCAACCTTTTAGGAATAAAGGGAGTCAATGTCACTATACCTTATAAAGAAAGTCTATTGGACTATTTATCTGAAATATCTCCAGAAGCAAAAGAAATTGGAGCTATTAATACTATAGATCTTTCAAATGAACAAGCCACAGGATATAATACCGATTATTTTGGGTTTGGTACAATGCTAAAGAGGTTTAACATAATGCCCAACAATAAAAAGGCCCTCATATTGGGTACAGGTGGTGCCTCTAAATCGGTTCTTACATATCTAATTAATAATAATGTATCTGATATTACATTAGTAAGTAGAAATCCCTCTAATGTAATGCATAAATTTGAAAATATTAGGGTTATATCCTATGATAATATAAAAAAACTCAATGCTTTAGATATGATTATAAATTGTACTCCCTGTGGTATGTATCCTGATGAAAATTGTACTCCAATCTCTAAAGAATTAATGCAGCATTTCAATATAGCAATAGATTTAATTTATAATCCTTTAAAGACAAAGTTTTTATCTTATGCCCAAGATTTAGATATTAAACATACTAATGGTCTATATATGCTTATTGCTCAAGCTGTAAAGTCCCAAGAAATTTGGAATAATATAGATATCCCTTTTGATATTATAGATGAGATATATAATGAAGTAATTAATCTCCTAGGTGATAAAAATGAAAAATAA
- a CDS encoding chorismate mutase produces MDDLKNLRTEIDSIDKKLSLLFEKRMDVVSRIVQYKLKNNMSIYQKDREDEVLEKITSYINDKSLEKPAQKFFESLMKISKEQQERILKDK; encoded by the coding sequence ATGGATGATTTAAAAAATTTGAGAACTGAAATTGATTCCATAGACAAAAAACTTTCATTGCTCTTTGAAAAGCGAATGGACGTAGTATCTCGTATAGTACAATATAAACTCAAAAATAATATGTCAATATATCAAAAAGATAGAGAAGATGAAGTGCTTGAAAAAATAACATCCTATATTAATGATAAATCCCTTGAAAAACCTGCACAAAAATTTTTTGAGTCTCTCATGAAAATAAGTAAAGAACAACAAGAAAGAATACTTAAAGATAAATAA
- the aroC gene encoding chorismate synthase gives MSGISGKNIELSIFGESHGKGIGIIINGLPPGIKLDFDYINNEMQRRAPGQNRLSTTRKERDNFEIISGFFNNKTTGTPLCCIIWNEDTQSKDYHSIKNIMRPGHADFSGYMKYHGYNDYRGGGHFSGRLTAPLVFAGAIAKWILQKQHIYIGSHIKSIGHIKEHNFDWVNIDDKHLELLNTKKFPVLDIEVGKKMEEFVLSVKKEGDSIGGIVETAITNISPGIGEPFFHSVEGMISKYLFSIPSIKGVEFGAGFNITEMKGSEANDTYYIDNNKVKTTSNNNGGLLGGITNGMPVVFKTAIKPTPSIEKIQKTIDIASKEEINLSVKGRHDPCIVPRVIPVIESVACLCILDLICERNGAEWMI, from the coding sequence ATGAGTGGAATTAGCGGTAAAAACATTGAATTATCCATATTTGGAGAGTCTCATGGCAAAGGCATTGGCATAATCATAAATGGACTCCCTCCAGGTATAAAATTAGATTTTGACTATATAAATAATGAAATGCAGAGAAGGGCACCTGGACAAAATAGACTTTCTACTACTAGAAAAGAAAGGGACAACTTTGAAATAATCAGTGGCTTTTTTAATAATAAAACAACTGGCACCCCTCTTTGCTGTATCATATGGAATGAAGACACACAATCCAAAGACTACCATAGTATAAAAAACATAATGCGTCCCGGTCATGCAGATTTCTCGGGCTATATGAAATACCATGGATATAACGACTATCGTGGGGGAGGTCATTTTTCTGGTCGTTTGACGGCCCCATTAGTCTTTGCAGGCGCCATTGCAAAATGGATTTTACAAAAACAACATATATATATTGGCAGTCATATTAAAAGTATAGGACATATAAAGGAACACAATTTTGACTGGGTCAATATTGATGACAAACATTTGGAGTTATTAAATACAAAAAAATTTCCTGTCTTAGATATTGAAGTTGGTAAAAAGATGGAAGAATTTGTCCTTTCTGTAAAGAAAGAAGGAGATTCAATAGGTGGTATCGTAGAAACAGCCATTACAAATATTTCCCCTGGTATTGGGGAACCCTTTTTTCATTCTGTTGAGGGGATGATATCAAAATATTTGTTTTCTATTCCTTCCATAAAGGGCGTAGAATTTGGTGCAGGCTTTAATATAACTGAAATGAAAGGTTCGGAAGCCAATGATACATATTATATAGACAACAATAAAGTAAAAACTACATCTAATAATAATGGAGGACTACTTGGAGGGATTACAAATGGCATGCCCGTAGTGTTTAAAACTGCTATTAAACCCACCCCTTCCATAGAAAAAATCCAAAAGACCATAGATATAGCAAGTAAAGAAGAAATCAACTTAAGTGTAAAGGGACGACATGACCCCTGTATAGTACCTAGAGTCATTCCAGTGATAGAATCAGTGGCATGTCTATGTATATTAGACTTAATATGTGAAAGGAACGGTGCAGAATGGATGATTTAA